Proteins from one Gossypium raimondii isolate GPD5lz chromosome 8, ASM2569854v1, whole genome shotgun sequence genomic window:
- the LOC105790681 gene encoding calcium-transporting ATPase 12, plasma membrane-type, translating to MSSSDGNQMYDCGTLLFKVTTSGFTTAQKRWRIAYASIYSVRVMLSLAKEIISKRGIEQPSIISDLHPYVALDVEPSSSPQWGEKFSSSSLAPKIDRKRLVETVKEKDLVSLHQLGGVEGIAAALGTNPGKGIRDDDREVVKRQEMFGTNTYHKPPPKGLLYFVLDAFKDTTILILLVCAALSLGFGIKEHGAAEGWYEGGSIFVAVFLVIAVSALSNFRQETQFDKLSKISNNIKVEVVRGGRRRQVSIFDLVVGDVVFLKIGDQIPADGLFLDGYSLQVDESSMTGESDHMEVDATRNPFLFSGSKVADGYGQMLVASVGMDTTWGEMMSSITSDKNERTPLQERLDRLTSSIGKVGLAVAFLVLVVLLIRYFTGNTEDDNGNTEYIGSKTSVDDILNAVVRIVSAAVTIVVVAIPEGLPLAVTLTLAYSMKRMMADQAMVRKLSACETMGSATIICTDKTGTLTVNQMKVTQFWLGQESIKEDHSNIIDHTVLELFYQGVGLNTTGSVCKPVSGSLPEFSGSPTEKAILSWAVLGLDLDMEKLKQKYSILHVETFNSEKKRSGVSVRRKTDETLHVHWKGAAEIIVAMCSDYYESNGGIRSMDEDQRSRIETIIQSMAASSLRCIAFAHKQVSQKEMECVDDSEKTHQRIKEDGLTLLGIVGLKDPCRPGVKKAVEACKSAGVGIKMITGDNIFTAKAIAAECGILGADYNEESGQAIEGIEFRNYTPEERMEKIGKIKVMARSSPFDKLLMVQCLKQKGDVVAVTGDGTNDALALKEADIGLSMGIQGTEVAKESSDIVILDDNFSSVATVLRWGRCVYNNIQKFIQFQLTVNVAALVINFIAAVSAGEVPLTAVQLLWVNLIMDTLGALALATDRPTKELMKKPPVGRTEPLITNVMWRNLLAQAVYQIAILLILQFRGESMFNVPKRVKDTLIFNTFVLCQVFNEFNARKLEKQNVFQGILQNRLFLGIVGITIILQVVMVEFLKNFADTERLKLWQWGLCILFAAFSWPIAWVVKLIPVSDKPFFSYLKRSKPCSQLNKSSTTRNLQSAGMELEVQ from the coding sequence ATGTCTAGCAGTGACGGTAATCAAATGTACGATTGCGGTACATTACTTTTCAAAGTCACCACCTCTGGCTTCACCACCGCTCAAAAGCGTTGGAGGATTGCCTATGCATCGATATATTCTGTGCGGGTAATGCTTTCTCTTGCCAAGGAGATAATATCGAAGAGAGGTATTGAACAACCCTCGATCATCTCGGATTTGCATCCTTACGTTGCGCTAGATGTTGAACCCTCGAGCTCTCCGCAATGGGGtgaaaaattttcatcttcCTCCTTGGCTCCGAAAATTGATCGGAAGAGACTTGTGGAGACCGTGAAAGAAAAGGACTTGGTTTCTCTTCACCAGCTTGGAGGAGTCGAAGGCATTGCCGCTGCTCTTGGAACAAATCCTGGAAAGGGAATCCGAGATGATGATCGAGAGGTTGTGAAAAGACAGGAGATGTTTGGTACCAATACTTACCATAAGCCACCTCCCAAAGGGTTACTGTATTTTGTCCTGGATGCTTTCAAGGACACCACAATTCTTATCCTCCTGGTATGTGCTGCTCTTTCTCTTGGTTTTGGTATCAAAGAGCATGGTGCAGCAGAGGGTTGGTATGAAGGCGGAAGTATTTTCGTTGCCGTCTTTCTTGTGATTGCTGTCTCTGCACTCAGTAACTTCAGACAGGAGACTCAATTTGACAAGCTATCAAAAATAAGTAACAATATCAAAGTCGAAGTTGTTAGAGGTGGCCGCCGTCGACAAGTATCTATTTTTGATCTTGTTGTTGGAGATGTTGTCTTCCTGAAGATTGGAGATCAAATTCCAGCAGATGGGCTGTTCTTGGACGGTTATTCATTGCAAGTGGATGAATCGAGCATGACAGGAGAAAGTGACCATATGGAAGTAGATGCCACCAGGAACCCGTTCCTTTTTTCTGGTTCGAAAGTGGCAGATGGTTATGGTCAAATGCTTGTAGCATCCGTGGGAATGGATACTACATGGGGAGAAATGATGAGCTCGATAACCAGCGATAAAAACGAAAGAACTCCACTACAAGAACGACTTGACAGACTTACCTCTTCTATCGGAAAGGTAGGTCTTGCGGTTGCCTTTCTAGTCCTTGTAGTCTTATTAATTCGTTATTTCACTGGGAATACAGAAGATGACAATGGGAACACGGAGTATATTGGTAGCAAGACCAGCGTAGATGATATCTTAAATGCTGTTGTTCGTATAGTTTCGGCTGCAGTGACTATTGTGGTAGTTGCAATTCCGGAAGGTCTACCATTGGCTGTCACTCTTACACTTGCTTACTCAATGAAAAGAATGATGGCTGATCAGGCAATGGTTAGAAAACTTTCAGCTTGTGAAACGATGGGCTCAGCTACCATTATTTGTACTGACAAAACTGGAACCTTGACAGTAAACCAGATGAAGGTAACCCAGTTTTGGCTCGGCCAAGAGTCCATCAAGGAAGATCATTCCAACATCATTGACCACACTGTTCTTGAATTATTCTACCAAGGTGTTGGTTTGAACACAACTGGTAGTGTTTGCAAACCCGTCTCCGGATCCCTACCTGAGTTTTCTGGCAGTCCAACAGAAAAGGCGATTCTTTCTTGGGCTGTCTTAGGTTTGGATCTGGATatggaaaaattgaaacaaaaatacaGCATTCTCCATGTTGAAACCTTCAACTCGGAGAAAAAGAGAAGTGGGGTTTCAGTAAGGAGAAAAACAGATGAAACTCTTCATGTACACTGGAAAGGAGCTGCAGAAATAATCGTAGCCATGTGCTCAGATTATTATGAGAGCAATGGGGGCATAAGGTCCATGGATGAAGACCAAAGGAGCAGAATTGAAACAATAATCCAAAGTATGGCCGCTAGTAGCTTACGATGCATTGCTTTTGCTCATAAGCAAGTCTCACAAAAAGAGATGGAATGTGTTGATGATAGCGAAAAGACACatcaaagaataaaagaagatGGTCTAACCTTGCTAGGGATAGTTGGTTTGAAGGATCCATGTCGCCCAGGTGTCAAAAAAGCTGTGGAAGCTTGTAAATCTGCAGGGGTGGGCATCAAAATGATTACTGGAGACAATATTTTCACAGCAAAAGCTATAGCTGCAGAATGTGGAATTCTAGGAGCAGATTACAATGAAGAAAGTGGACAAGCTATAGAAGGTATTGAATTTCGAAATTACACACCTGAAGAGAGAATGGAGAAGATCGGGAAGATCAAGGTGATGGCAAGGTCCTCTCCATTTGACAAGCTTCTGATGGTACAGTGCTTGAAACAGAAAGGTGATGTAGTTGCGGTCACAGGTGATGGCACTAATGATGCTCTTGCGCTAAAAGAAGCCGATATTGGACTTTCGATGGGCATTCAAGGCACTGAGGTGGCAAAGGAGAGCTCAGACATTGTCATATTGGATGATAATTTCAGCTCAGTTGCCACAGTTTTAAGATGGGGAAGATGTGTATATAACAACATAcagaaattcattcaatttcagcTTACCGTTAATGTTGCTGCTCTTGTAATTAACTTCATTGCAGCAGTTTCTGCTGGTGAGGTTCCCTTGACAGCCGTTCAATTGCTGTGGGTAAACCTCATCATGGACACCTTAGGTGCTCTAGCCCTTGCAACAGATAGGCCCACCAAGGAACTAATGAAGAAGCCGCCCGTCGGTCGAACTGAGCCCCTCATTACTAATGTCATGTGGAGGAATCTTTTAGCCCAAGCAGTATACCAGATAGCTATTCTCTTGATCTTGCAATTTAGAGGTGAATCTATGTTCAATGTGCCTAAGAGGGTAAAGGACACACTGATTTTCAATACTTTCGTTCTCTGCCAAGTTTTCAACGAATTCAACGCAAGGAAGTTGGAGAAGCAAAACGTCTTCCAAGGCATTCTTCAGAACAGATTGTTTCTGGGAATCGTGGGGATAACCATCATTCTTCAGGTGGTTATGGTGGAATTTCTAAAGAATTTTGCAGATACAGAGAGATTGAAACTATGGCAGTGGGGGCTTTGTATCTTATTCGCAGCTTTCTCATGGCCAATTGCATGGGTTGTGAAGCTCATACCTGTTTCAGACAAACCCTTCTTCAGTTATCTCAAGAGATCAAAACCATGTTCACAATTAAATAAGTCATCTACCACAAGAAACCTTCAATCTGCAGGCATGGAACTAGAAGTGCAATAA